In one window of Campylobacter coli DNA:
- a CDS encoding prephenate dehydrogenase has protein sequence MKVAIIGLGLIGGSLGLCLKENKLISCVYGLDSNKENEQDALKLGLVHELIEFENLHLCDMIFIATPVNAIIEILQKLVDLPSNITIIELGSTKRKIIEKLPAKLTKQTLFAHPMAGTENSGPKAAFKELYKDAVCVLCDSEVADDLHQKRAVEIFSHLGMRIVFMDSTAHDHHAAIISHLPHVISFSLANFVMKEEDKRNIVHLAGGSFKGMSRIAKSSPIMWGSIFEQNKDNVLSSIEFFQKELEFCKKMIEEDKNEELKSWMQKANTLREIL, from the coding sequence ATGAAAGTAGCGATTATAGGGCTTGGATTAATAGGGGGTTCTTTAGGACTTTGCTTAAAAGAAAATAAATTAATTTCTTGTGTGTATGGTTTAGACTCAAATAAAGAAAATGAGCAAGATGCTTTAAAATTAGGACTCGTTCATGAGCTTATAGAATTTGAAAATTTGCATTTATGTGATATGATTTTTATTGCAACACCTGTAAATGCCATTATAGAGATTTTACAAAAATTAGTGGATCTACCTTCAAATATAACTATTATAGAGCTTGGAAGTACAAAAAGAAAAATCATAGAAAAATTACCCGCAAAACTTACCAAACAAACTCTTTTTGCCCATCCTATGGCAGGAACTGAAAATAGTGGTCCAAAAGCAGCTTTTAAAGAGCTTTATAAGGATGCTGTTTGTGTGTTGTGCGATAGTGAAGTGGCTGATGATTTGCACCAAAAAAGAGCAGTGGAAATTTTTTCGCATTTGGGTATGAGGATTGTTTTTATGGATAGCACGGCACATGATCATCATGCTGCTATTATTTCACATTTACCGCATGTGATTAGTTTTTCTTTAGCAAATTTTGTGATGAAAGAGGAGGATAAAAGAAATATCGTTCATTTAGCGGGCGGTTCTTTTAAGGGTATGAGTAGGATTGCTAAATCATCTCCTATCATGTGGGGGAGTATTTTTGAACAAAACAAAGATAATGTTTTAAGCTCCATTGAATTTTTTCAAAAAGAATTAGAATTTTGTAAAAAGATGATTGAAGAGGATAAAAATGAAGAATTAAAGTCTTGGATGCAAAAAGCCAATACTTTAAGAGAAATTTTGTGA